The Thiorhodovibrio litoralis genome includes a window with the following:
- a CDS encoding GTPase/DUF3482 domain-containing protein produces MAAPQDIPTLAIMGHPNAGKSSVVATLTENDRIEIDKRAGTTTTSDRYPVVIDGKTIIAFIDTPGFQNPSDILEWFQTHERETDIAHAFVEAHRHDPLFSHDVALLEPVAAGAGIILVVDGSKRIKEKDRTEMELLRLTARPRMAILNNLSKSEKFMPAWQDALSKAFNSVREFNAHRATYAERVKLLNALKSIDQRWEPQLEETIEAFSHDWERRIDSSVTTIIGLLREALTFRINRVVRVSDLQSDADRREIQQSLQKTFQDGLRKLEVEAQAQIRGHFRHNVWNLPADSLLQKDLFSDEVGRALGLNRVQMALAGAAAGATTGVGIDLSLAGGSLGAGLLLGAAAGSVLGALGGAALAKVDIQRTLGVERFSLGPVSNQRFPFILLDRILLYCARAMNWSHGRKAADDSAPNRVPDRLAKRKRGFTEELSQDQLKTLAKFFGDVRKAKDSKFEDDSRLILAELLQGLSASEIDSRAEL; encoded by the coding sequence ATGGCCGCACCCCAAGACATCCCCACGCTGGCCATTATGGGCCATCCCAATGCGGGCAAGTCCTCGGTGGTCGCCACCCTGACCGAAAACGACCGCATCGAGATCGACAAGCGCGCCGGCACCACCACCACCTCGGACCGCTACCCGGTGGTAATCGACGGCAAGACCATCATCGCCTTCATCGACACCCCAGGGTTCCAGAACCCGAGCGACATTCTCGAGTGGTTCCAGACCCACGAGCGCGAGACCGATATTGCCCATGCCTTTGTGGAGGCCCATCGCCATGATCCGCTGTTCAGTCACGATGTGGCCCTGCTCGAGCCAGTCGCAGCGGGTGCCGGCATCATCCTGGTAGTCGACGGCTCCAAACGTATCAAAGAGAAAGACCGTACCGAGATGGAACTGCTGCGGCTGACGGCGCGCCCGCGCATGGCGATCCTCAACAATCTCAGCAAAAGCGAGAAGTTCATGCCAGCCTGGCAGGATGCCCTGAGCAAGGCCTTTAACTCGGTGCGCGAGTTCAACGCCCACCGCGCCACCTATGCCGAACGCGTCAAGCTGCTCAACGCGCTGAAAAGCATCGATCAGCGCTGGGAACCGCAGCTTGAGGAGACCATCGAGGCCTTCAGCCACGACTGGGAGAGACGCATCGACTCCAGCGTCACCACCATCATCGGTCTCCTGCGCGAAGCCCTGACGTTTCGCATCAACCGCGTGGTGCGCGTCAGCGATCTGCAGTCAGACGCGGACCGGCGCGAAATTCAGCAAAGTTTGCAGAAAACTTTCCAGGACGGGCTTCGCAAGCTTGAGGTCGAGGCACAGGCCCAGATCCGCGGCCATTTCCGCCACAACGTCTGGAATCTACCGGCGGATTCCCTGCTGCAAAAAGATCTTTTCTCCGACGAAGTCGGCAGGGCGCTGGGACTCAATCGCGTGCAGATGGCGTTGGCGGGAGCCGCAGCCGGCGCGACCACCGGCGTCGGCATCGACCTGTCCCTGGCCGGCGGCAGCCTAGGCGCCGGACTCTTGCTCGGCGCCGCAGCCGGCAGCGTGCTCGGCGCACTTGGCGGCGCCGCGCTAGCCAAGGTCGACATCCAGCGCACTCTGGGCGTCGAGCGCTTCTCGCTCGGGCCGGTCAGCAATCAGCGTTTTCCTTTCATTCTCCTCGATCGCATCCTGCTTTACTGCGCCCGCGCGATGAACTGGTCACACGGTCGCAAGGCCGCGGATGACAGCGCCCCCAACCGGGTTCCTGACCGGCTGGCAAAGCGCAAGCGTGGCTTTACCGAAGAACTTTCCCAAGACCAGCTCAAAACGCTGGCTAAGTTCTTTGGCGACGTGCGCAAAGCCAAAGACAGCAAGTTCGAAGACGACAGCCGTTTGATTCTCGCCGAGTTACTGCAAGGATTGTCAGCAAGCGAGATCGACAGTCGCGCGGAGCTTTGA
- a CDS encoding DsrE family protein has translation MKSRRLGRCSGVLGAAILMGCWFSVASADEKVAEWQAPVISGYGYINPLPDADFQPDPEADYKVAFDIAAGDPSAHAVNPGLWHVARVVNLFGTDGKPAKNLDIVVILHGSATRAVLKDDSYKARFGTTNPNVELLGKLKDAGVKLYVCGQAIVDSGYYYQNVRDDIGVALGALAAEIELGAQGYTVMKL, from the coding sequence ATGAAATCAAGACGATTGGGCCGTTGTTCTGGGGTGTTGGGCGCTGCGATCCTAATGGGCTGTTGGTTCAGCGTCGCAAGCGCCGATGAGAAGGTCGCGGAATGGCAGGCGCCTGTCATCAGCGGCTATGGGTATATCAATCCCTTGCCGGACGCGGATTTTCAGCCGGACCCGGAGGCTGACTACAAAGTGGCCTTCGATATCGCCGCGGGCGACCCGAGCGCGCACGCCGTCAATCCGGGGCTCTGGCATGTGGCACGGGTGGTGAATCTGTTCGGCACGGATGGCAAGCCGGCAAAGAATCTCGACATTGTCGTTATTCTACACGGCAGCGCGACCCGCGCGGTGCTGAAGGATGACAGCTACAAAGCGCGCTTCGGCACCACGAATCCAAACGTGGAATTGCTCGGCAAGCTGAAGGATGCGGGTGTGAAGCTTTACGTCTGCGGTCAGGCGATCGTCGATAGCGGTTACTACTATCAGAACGTGCGTGACGACATCGGCGTCGCCTTGGGCGCGCTGGCGGCCGAAATCGAGCTAGGAGCCCAGGGTTACACTGTCATGAAGCTCTAA
- a CDS encoding PilT/PilU family type 4a pilus ATPase: MDRQQAAKFMLDCLRMMLARKGSDLFVSSGFPPACKIDGKLTPLSEKALTSEQTGVLVRSIMNDFQLKEYDAKKECNFAISPSGIGRFRVNAFVQQGRAGVVLRTIPTQIPDMDEMGLPPVMKDLVLTKRGMILLVGGTGSGKSTSLAAMLGYRNEKTHGHIITIEDPVEFVHEHRNCLITQREVGVDTDSWDNALINTLRQAPNVILIGEIRQRETMEHAVNFSETGHLCLSTLHANNANQALDRIINMFPEERRAQLLMDLSLNLKAVISQRLLPRIGGGRVAAIEIMINSPLIQDLIFKGKVHDIKGVMKRSRELGMQTFDMALFDLYEAGLITFEDALRSADSMNELRLKIKLESAEATEGDAFGEANGLALVGEDEEDLPPEEIGKKFGTTEDPSETAFDLDSFDLAEASMDLESEFKR; encoded by the coding sequence ATGGATCGCCAACAAGCCGCCAAATTCATGCTCGATTGTTTGCGCATGATGCTTGCCCGCAAGGGCTCCGACCTGTTCGTCAGCTCCGGTTTCCCGCCCGCGTGCAAGATCGACGGCAAGCTGACTCCTCTGAGCGAAAAGGCCCTGACCTCGGAGCAGACCGGAGTCTTGGTGCGCTCGATCATGAACGACTTCCAGCTCAAGGAGTATGACGCCAAAAAGGAATGCAACTTCGCCATCAGCCCGTCCGGTATCGGCCGTTTTCGCGTCAACGCGTTCGTACAGCAGGGACGCGCCGGCGTCGTGCTGCGCACCATCCCGACACAAATCCCCGACATGGACGAGATGGGCCTGCCGCCGGTGATGAAGGACCTGGTGTTGACCAAGCGCGGCATGATTCTGCTGGTTGGCGGCACTGGCTCGGGTAAGTCAACCTCCTTGGCCGCCATGCTTGGCTATCGCAACGAAAAAACCCATGGCCACATCATCACCATCGAGGACCCGGTCGAGTTCGTGCATGAGCACCGCAACTGCCTGATCACCCAGCGCGAGGTCGGCGTGGATACCGACTCCTGGGACAACGCCCTGATAAACACCCTGCGCCAGGCGCCGAACGTGATCCTGATCGGTGAGATCCGCCAGCGCGAGACCATGGAGCATGCAGTCAACTTCTCCGAGACCGGCCATCTGTGCCTGTCCACCCTGCATGCCAACAACGCCAACCAGGCACTCGATCGCATCATCAACATGTTCCCGGAGGAACGCCGCGCGCAGTTGCTGATGGATCTGTCGCTGAACCTGAAAGCAGTTATTTCCCAGCGCTTGCTGCCGCGCATCGGCGGAGGACGAGTCGCGGCGATCGAGATCATGATCAACAGCCCACTGATTCAGGATCTGATTTTCAAAGGGAAGGTGCATGACATCAAGGGCGTCATGAAGCGTTCGCGTGAGCTTGGCATGCAAACCTTCGACATGGCGCTGTTCGACCTCTACGAAGCGGGCCTGATTACCTTCGAGGATGCTCTGCGCAGCGCCGACTCGATGAACGAGCTACGCCTGAAGATCAAGCTCGAAAGCGCCGAGGCAACCGAGGGCGACGCCTTCGGCGAGGCGAACGGACTCGCGCTGGTCGGCGAGGACGAGGAAGACCTGCCGCCCGAAGAAATCGGCAAGAAGTTCGGTACCACGGAAGACCCATCGGAGACCGCCTTCGACCTCGACAGCTTCGACCTGGCCGAGGCCTCGATGGACCTGGAATCGGAATTCAAACGCTAG
- a CDS encoding PilT/PilU family type 4a pilus ATPase has protein sequence MDITPYLKLMVQKHASDLFFTAGTQVKIKIDGVIQSIGDTVFDTNMCAAAIHSILTREQIEFFETHREIDFGIGLTGQGRFRVNAFHQRGTPAMVIRYLTSKIPTIEELGLPEILKRLILHRRGIILMVGATGSGKSTTLAAMIDHRNISRPGHILTIEDPIEYLHGHKKSIVNQRELGIDTMDYATALKSALREAPDVILIGEIRTRETMEAAIELSGTGHLAISTLHANNAYQTMERIINMFPKEMHRTLFMDLSLNLRAIISQRLVRTVEGKRVAAIEILMNTPHISDLIREGRVDEIRQAMAESKEEGMTTFDDALLKLYRDGLISLEECLANSDSAANLEARINFG, from the coding sequence ATGGACATCACGCCCTACCTGAAACTGATGGTGCAAAAACACGCATCGGATCTCTTCTTTACCGCCGGGACTCAGGTCAAGATCAAGATCGACGGGGTGATCCAGTCGATTGGCGACACCGTCTTCGACACCAACATGTGCGCCGCGGCCATCCATTCCATCCTGACAAGAGAGCAGATTGAGTTTTTTGAGACCCACCGCGAGATCGACTTCGGTATCGGGCTGACCGGACAGGGGCGTTTTCGCGTCAATGCCTTCCACCAGCGCGGCACGCCGGCGATGGTCATCCGCTACCTGACCAGCAAGATCCCAACCATTGAGGAGCTTGGGCTGCCGGAGATTCTCAAACGCCTGATCCTGCATCGGCGCGGCATCATCCTGATGGTCGGCGCGACCGGCTCCGGCAAGTCGACCACCCTGGCCGCCATGATCGACCATCGCAACATATCGCGCCCCGGTCACATCCTGACCATCGAGGACCCGATCGAATATTTGCACGGGCACAAGAAATCCATCGTCAACCAGCGCGAGCTGGGCATCGACACCATGGATTACGCAACCGCGCTGAAAAGCGCGCTGCGCGAAGCCCCTGACGTGATCCTGATCGGCGAGATCCGCACTCGCGAAACCATGGAGGCCGCCATCGAGTTGTCCGGCACCGGCCACCTGGCAATCTCCACGCTGCACGCGAACAACGCCTACCAGACGATGGAGCGCATCATCAACATGTTCCCCAAGGAGATGCATCGGACACTGTTCATGGACCTGTCGCTGAACCTGCGCGCCATCATCTCCCAGCGCCTGGTGCGCACCGTGGAGGGCAAACGGGTGGCTGCGATCGAAATCCTGATGAACACACCGCACATCAGCGACCTGATCCGCGAAGGACGCGTGGACGAGATTCGCCAGGCCATGGCCGAGAGCAAGGAAGAAGGCATGACCACCTTCGACGATGCCCTGCTCAAGCTCTACCGCGACGGGCTCATCTCGCTGGAAGAATGCCTGGCCAATTCCGACTCGGCCGCGAATCTGGAGGCACGGATCAACTTTGGCTAG
- the hisC gene encoding histidinol-phosphate transaminase: MSDTLANNLTGAEHEGLVARAVDTWVRPEIRALSAYHVPDATGLIKLDAMENPYTLPEELRDPWLASLREQALNRYPDPQASELQQALRETMGIAPEMGLVLGNGSDELIQMLALALGAPGRTVLSFEPGFVMYRMIATFAGLEYVGVPLRADNFALDLDAALAAIETHRPAVTFIAYPNNPTGNLFDAEAIARIIEASPGLVVVDEAYAPFTDHSFLSRLGEWPNLLVLRTVSKMGLAGLRLGYLAGPPEWIREIDKTRLPYNINVLTQASAVFALNHATVFDAQTREIRAERERLAAALDSIKGNINGLVVYPSEANFILLRVAGGTAGRVFDGLKAAGVLIKKLDGAHPQLHDCLRVTVGTAEENQEFLAALATLL, encoded by the coding sequence ATGTCTGACACCCTGGCGAACAATCTGACAGGAGCGGAGCACGAAGGCCTAGTCGCGCGTGCTGTCGACACTTGGGTGCGCCCGGAGATCCGCGCGCTCAGCGCCTATCATGTGCCGGACGCCACTGGCCTGATCAAGCTCGATGCCATGGAAAACCCCTACACGCTGCCGGAGGAGCTGCGCGACCCCTGGCTCGCCTCGCTGCGCGAGCAGGCGCTTAATCGCTACCCAGACCCGCAGGCGAGTGAACTGCAGCAGGCACTGCGCGAGACCATGGGCATCGCGCCCGAGATGGGGCTGGTACTGGGCAACGGCTCCGACGAGCTGATCCAGATGCTGGCGCTGGCCCTCGGCGCGCCTGGCCGCACGGTGCTGTCGTTCGAGCCGGGCTTTGTGATGTATCGCATGATCGCGACCTTCGCCGGGCTCGAGTATGTCGGGGTCCCCTTGCGCGCGGACAACTTCGCGCTTGATCTGGACGCCGCGCTGGCAGCGATCGAGACGCACCGCCCGGCGGTGACCTTTATCGCTTACCCAAACAACCCAACCGGCAATCTCTTTGATGCCGAGGCCATCGCGCGCATCATCGAGGCCAGCCCGGGGCTGGTGGTGGTCGATGAAGCTTACGCGCCTTTCACCGACCACAGCTTTCTGTCGCGTCTGGGCGAATGGCCCAATTTGCTGGTGCTGCGCACGGTGTCGAAAATGGGCCTGGCCGGGTTGCGGCTCGGCTACCTGGCCGGCCCGCCAGAATGGATTCGCGAGATCGACAAGACCCGGCTGCCCTACAACATCAATGTGCTAACCCAGGCCAGCGCTGTTTTCGCCCTAAACCATGCGACGGTGTTCGACGCCCAGACCCGGGAAATTCGCGCCGAGCGCGAGCGCCTAGCCGCAGCGCTTGATAGCATCAAGGGCAACATCAATGGACTGGTGGTCTATCCAAGCGAGGCCAATTTCATCCTGCTGCGGGTGGCGGGCGGCACCGCTGGGCGCGTTTTCGATGGGCTCAAGGCTGCCGGCGTGCTGATCAAGAAGCTCGATGGCGCCCATCCGCAACTGCACGACTGCCTGCGGGTTACCGTCGGCACTGCGGAAGAAAACCAGGAGTTCTTAGCAGCTCTGGCAACCTTGCTCTGA